In the Dyella humicola genome, TTCGGCGCACCGGCAACGCCGGCGGTATGGCAGCTGTGGCACAGGTTGTCGTAAATCGTCTTGCCATCGGTGGAACCACCGTAGGCGACCTGCGCGGCGGCGGCCTTGGCGGCGGCTTCCTGAGCGGCCTGCATGGCGGCGCGGCCGGTGTCACCGGCGTACACGGCACCCGCCGGAGCGATGCGCTCGGCGACCTGCTTGGGCGTCTCGGGGTTAACGTCCTTGGGCTCGCGGTCGTAGATCAACCAGGCACCGCCGATCAGCATAAGGGTCAGCACACTAAGGCCCACGATCAGCAGCGAGAAGCTGCGCATGAAGCTCTGGTCGGATTTGGTCAGGGAACCGCTCACGCAAGTACTCCATATCAATGGACGGCCATGCAACCAAGATTGGGCATGGGTTCAGGCAACAGGGGCGGGATTATAGTCGAAGCTCGCGGCAAGTTTCAGGTCGACGCCGCGGGTGCGCGCCGTGCGTCGTAAAGCCGCAGTTTTCATGCAATATTCGGCAACTTGACACGATTAGCTGGTAAAACCCTGCCATCGGTCATAGGGCACCCATGTCAACTGGCATTGTCCAATGCCGTTGAACAAACCCTATCCTTTCATCCGACGAACAAGTCAGGCGCGCAAGGCGCGCCGGTGGGGTCGGGTGGCCTGCCGTCAATTCTGGGAGTTTTTCATGTCGCGTTTTTGGAAGATCGCGCTGATCGTTGTGGCTGTGATCGTGGTGGGAGCCGTGGGCTTCCGCTTGCTGCATAAGCCTGCGACCGAGGATGGTGCGCAGGCGCAGGGCGGTGGGCAGCACAAGGGACAAGGCCAGGATCAGGGCCAGGATAAGGATGCGGCACCGGTACCCGTTACGGTTGAGCACGTCGTCAAACAGGATGTGCCGGTTTATCTCACGGCGCTTGGCACCGTGCAGGCGCTCAACACCGTGACGGTGAACCCGCAGGTGAGTGGCGAGCTGTTGGCCATCAACTTCAAGGAAGGCCAGGAAGTGAAGAAGGGCGAGCTGCTGGCGCAGATCGACCCGCGCTCTTTCCAGGCCACCTATGACCAGGCCGCGGCCAAGCAGCAGCAGGATGAAGCCCTGCTCGCCA is a window encoding:
- a CDS encoding c-type cytochrome, which translates into the protein MTKSDQSFMRSFSLLIVGLSVLTLMLIGGAWLIYDREPKDVNPETPKQVAERIAPAGAVYAGDTGRAAMQAAQEAAAKAAAAQVAYGGSTDGKTIYDNLCHSCHTAGVAGAPKLGDKSNWGPRIAQGLDTLVKHAIEGYKGPDGNMMPAKGGNPSLTDEQVKNAVHWIVDQAK